In one Moritella sp. 5 genomic region, the following are encoded:
- a CDS encoding DUF1090 domain-containing protein: MINKMISVATVSFLLAMSSTTYAGQLTGCAAKKNELETQITYAKKHDNTYRIQGLEKALKEINENCTDESLKTKRMKKITEKEQKVAERKHDLKEAKETGNPDKIKKKERKLEAAVNELSDAKDELLR; encoded by the coding sequence ATGATAAATAAAATGATATCTGTTGCTACTGTTTCATTTTTATTAGCTATGTCATCAACTACCTATGCAGGGCAGTTGACAGGCTGCGCTGCAAAAAAGAATGAGTTAGAAACGCAAATAACGTATGCAAAAAAACATGATAATACCTATCGTATTCAGGGCTTAGAAAAAGCACTCAAGGAAATAAATGAAAACTGTACCGATGAATCATTGAAAACTAAACGAATGAAGAAAATAACAGAAAAAGAACAGAAGGTTGCAGAAAGAAAACACGACCTCAAAGAAGCAAAAGAAACTGGTAACCCAGATAAAATAAAAAAGAAAGAGCGGAAGTTAGAGGCTGCTGTTAACGAACTCTCTGACGCTAAAGACGAGCTTTTACGTTAA
- a CDS encoding GNAT family N-acetyltransferase: MPWENSVIDRESAEGYIDKRLNSGEEGAEWFAINFKNKFGGIFAIKSINRNFSSCELGYWLSDNARGNRVIGQVLESAVPYLANKQNISVIEFHCLESNVASIRIVERVGAKFQRKIANILDVPHKEQSLCIYTLEVQV; this comes from the coding sequence ATGCCATGGGAAAATAGCGTAATAGATCGGGAAAGTGCCGAAGGTTATATTGATAAACGTTTAAATAGCGGGGAGGAAGGTGCGGAATGGTTCGCGATTAATTTTAAAAATAAATTCGGCGGTATTTTTGCAATAAAATCAATCAATAGAAATTTCAGCTCTTGTGAGCTTGGGTACTGGCTTTCTGACAATGCAAGAGGTAATCGCGTTATAGGTCAGGTGTTGGAGAGTGCAGTGCCTTACCTAGCGAATAAACAAAATATTAGCGTTATTGAATTTCATTGTTTAGAAAGCAATGTAGCCAGTATTCGTATAGTGGAACGAGTAGGTGCTAAATTTCAAAGGAAAATAGCTAATATATTAGATGTTCCTCATAAAGAGCAGTCACTGTGTATTTATACGTTGGAAGTTCAGGTTTAA
- a CDS encoding GNAT family N-acetyltransferase translates to MQLSGQRIKLSPFDETDKRLFIEISMCPKMMEHVYQAFTYEDAAAAFAAKSQPWTIESDGWLSLGISEITTGEKLGNIGLKIVNHEAKIAVVGYMIKQGAQGKGFGSEALNLLKDYALNGLELNKLTATCSVHNMGSFKLLEKLGFVREGRLQQNSLISNKYVDDYIYGLCK, encoded by the coding sequence GTGCAATTATCAGGTCAAAGAATAAAACTATCACCATTCGATGAAACGGATAAGCGTCTTTTTATTGAAATATCAATGTGTCCCAAAATGATGGAACATGTTTATCAAGCATTTACATATGAAGACGCTGCAGCCGCGTTCGCAGCTAAATCACAGCCTTGGACTATTGAAAGTGACGGATGGCTGTCATTAGGCATATCTGAAATCACAACCGGTGAAAAACTAGGGAATATAGGACTTAAAATTGTTAACCATGAAGCCAAAATTGCTGTGGTTGGCTATATGATTAAGCAGGGCGCTCAAGGAAAAGGGTTTGGAAGTGAAGCATTGAACTTGCTTAAAGACTATGCGCTCAATGGATTGGAACTTAATAAGCTAACAGCTACATGTTCAGTTCATAATATGGGTTCATTTAAACTGCTCGAAAAACTTGGCTTTGTTCGTGAGGGCCGTTTACAGCAAAACTCTTTAATTAGTAACAAGTATGTAGATGATTATATCTATGGTTTGTGCAAGTAG
- a CDS encoding adhesion domain-containing protein, with amino-acid sequence MQYKLRFLIPAALTLVLSACGGSGGTETHSKNLSSLTIYPSHSQTPAEQLEVHQGMSQDLRTIAHYTDPEYYPDEDVTQHVKWLQSAPENFEQSQGHFLAKAFPGAETDINVVMDGVSSQHVQLLVIPGTLTKLEVIAEEANDDLVVPRGQSIILSALATFEGDDGQNHVYDVSSDALWTLSNPEEFVVEGNTFRAIGKAGSDISASLVGSYDTSSETRKLTITNGELTGIHIKLEDNQSHTVAKGYSISLHVYGTFKGSTSLRNFEQEITEESYVQYLGGNGSFSHDRNVYHAKGEPGSVETISVRALDEYSYHGFSDVITLTVGNPTLDDLNITERLELGDNIPLAQSREFIATGHFGSDYGEDFNQLVTDDVSWTTNEPLVLRNEENIFFAETTGRAVVTATDNNAKVSAHYNTEAIKFSDSAENNGNTFFHPVTKEEAEAVGMDAGVYKPVPTVEWALLTWSDANSYCGRKGFKLATVDQLISLSHGYDKYENINYANGWPILKRYWTHNLANDNQHFAYNMGGNADYGKEDNDTPLLAICIQHSGD; translated from the coding sequence ATGCAATACAAACTACGATTCTTGATTCCAGCGGCATTGACCTTGGTACTCAGTGCTTGTGGCGGGAGCGGGGGCACAGAAACACATTCGAAAAACCTGTCATCTTTGACCATATACCCGTCTCATTCGCAAACACCAGCTGAACAACTCGAGGTTCATCAGGGGATGTCTCAGGATCTAAGGACTATCGCACACTACACAGATCCGGAGTATTATCCTGATGAGGATGTAACCCAGCATGTTAAGTGGCTGCAATCGGCCCCCGAAAATTTCGAGCAGTCTCAGGGACACTTTTTGGCTAAAGCTTTTCCCGGAGCCGAAACTGATATTAACGTGGTTATGGATGGCGTATCCAGTCAACATGTACAGCTTTTGGTTATTCCTGGAACCCTGACAAAGCTTGAAGTGATTGCTGAAGAGGCTAATGATGATTTGGTGGTTCCGAGAGGCCAATCAATTATACTTAGTGCTTTGGCTACGTTTGAAGGCGATGACGGTCAGAACCATGTTTATGATGTCAGCAGTGATGCACTGTGGACCCTAAGTAACCCTGAGGAGTTTGTTGTTGAGGGTAATACTTTTAGGGCGATAGGAAAAGCGGGTTCGGATATTAGTGCAAGCTTAGTAGGGAGCTACGATACATCAAGTGAAACGAGGAAGTTGACAATCACGAATGGGGAATTAACAGGAATCCATATCAAACTGGAAGACAATCAGAGTCACACGGTTGCCAAGGGTTACAGTATCAGCTTGCACGTGTACGGTACCTTTAAAGGGTCAACGTCTTTAAGAAATTTTGAGCAGGAGATCACTGAGGAAAGTTACGTGCAATACTTGGGGGGCAATGGTAGTTTCTCCCATGACAGAAATGTGTACCACGCAAAAGGTGAACCTGGCAGTGTCGAAACTATTTCTGTGAGAGCGTTAGATGAATATAGCTATCATGGATTCTCTGACGTGATTACTCTCACAGTGGGTAACCCCACACTCGACGATTTGAATATTACTGAAAGACTCGAGCTCGGAGATAATATTCCACTTGCTCAATCTCGAGAATTTATAGCGACTGGGCATTTCGGTTCTGACTATGGAGAGGACTTCAATCAGCTGGTAACCGACGATGTATCATGGACTACGAATGAACCACTTGTATTAAGAAACGAAGAGAACATATTCTTCGCTGAGACGACTGGACGAGCTGTGGTTACTGCTACTGACAATAATGCAAAGGTAAGCGCACATTATAATACGGAGGCGATAAAATTCAGCGACAGTGCAGAGAACAACGGTAATACATTTTTCCATCCAGTGACCAAAGAAGAGGCTGAGGCTGTAGGGATGGATGCAGGCGTTTATAAACCGGTTCCGACAGTAGAATGGGCACTGTTGACTTGGTCTGATGCGAACAGTTATTGTGGTCGAAAAGGCTTTAAACTAGCGACAGTCGATCAACTCATTAGTTTATCCCATGGTTATGACAAATATGAAAATATAAACTACGCTAATGGTTGGCCAATTTTAAAGCGTTATTGGACACATAATTTGGCTAATGATAATCAACATTTTGCCTATAATATGGGTGGCAATGCGGATTATGGCAAAGAAGACAATGATACTCCTCTGCTCGCGATTTGTATTCAGCACAGCGGGGATTAG
- a CDS encoding DsbA family protein, whose protein sequence is MKKSSLSIAVALSTLISLNCMASNSTFNKEQEDEIGKIAAEYIVNHPEILVQASKNLQLKQMKLQQAASAKAIVDNQDALLKDKKSPFIGPSDADVSIIEFFDYQCAYCAKLSPEFDSIIKENPDAKFIFKETPIFSERWETSGYAADMGQWIFSEKGSKAYLTYHNAIFATGHDEGKLTKEDVKKAAKKAGVNVNEFKPNERYAANFQLFSKLGLRGTPAVVIMPSKGANQDNVVMLPGYDPEGIKNAIRKVKASITQ, encoded by the coding sequence ATGAAAAAATCATCTCTTTCTATTGCAGTTGCTTTGAGCACACTCATCAGCCTTAATTGCATGGCTTCGAATTCAACGTTTAATAAAGAACAAGAAGATGAAATCGGAAAAATTGCTGCTGAATACATAGTAAACCATCCAGAAATTTTGGTACAAGCTTCAAAAAACCTGCAATTAAAACAAATGAAATTACAACAAGCCGCAAGCGCTAAAGCAATCGTAGACAATCAAGATGCACTACTTAAAGACAAAAAAAGTCCTTTCATCGGCCCGAGTGATGCAGATGTAAGTATTATCGAATTCTTTGATTATCAATGTGCATACTGTGCGAAATTGAGCCCTGAATTTGATAGCATAATAAAAGAAAATCCTGATGCTAAATTCATTTTTAAAGAAACACCTATTTTTTCTGAACGCTGGGAAACATCAGGCTACGCTGCTGACATGGGACAATGGATTTTTTCTGAAAAAGGCAGTAAAGCTTACTTAACTTACCATAACGCAATCTTCGCAACAGGTCATGACGAAGGTAAATTAACAAAAGAAGACGTTAAAAAAGCGGCTAAAAAAGCGGGTGTAAACGTTAATGAATTCAAACCTAATGAGCGTTACGCAGCTAACTTTCAGTTGTTTTCTAAACTCGGACTACGTGGTACACCAGCTGTGGTTATAATGCCAAGCAAAGGAGCAAATCAAGATAACGTAGTTATGCTACCGGGTTATGACCCTGAAGGCATCAAAAATGCGATCAGAAAAGTAAAAGCATCTATAACACAATAA
- a CDS encoding zinc-dependent alcohol dehydrogenase family protein translates to MSTDTFNTRVQQLSFGQPKESLLLDSIALEPLQESKVRVRIEATNINPSDLLSIHGVGQYRRTHVPPRVPGFEAVGRVVEFNAPNQSELKVGQKVLVATSGTWQTYVDVLPENLFYLPEDLDNGYACQLYINALTAWVITTKITQLGEDDVVIINAGCSAIGKIFAQLSMTLGFTLIAVTSKPQRYPYGSIAVLDAKQDLNSQIQSLKLRKPSVAFDAIGGKEGFDLIGTLSKAGTYINYGTLSLGPYEAAFFEHMRRNNIDFMTFFLRCWEESVGKAARKEVFYEMLAHFIANEVSLNVDRYLPLEDFHTALELIEIESSSLQGKIILTM, encoded by the coding sequence ATGAGCACCGACACATTTAACACACGCGTTCAGCAACTTAGCTTTGGTCAGCCTAAAGAGTCCTTATTGTTGGATAGTATTGCCTTAGAGCCACTTCAGGAAAGTAAAGTTCGCGTTCGCATCGAAGCTACAAACATCAATCCTAGCGATCTATTATCGATTCACGGTGTGGGCCAATATCGTCGAACGCATGTTCCACCGCGAGTGCCGGGCTTTGAGGCGGTAGGCAGAGTTGTTGAGTTCAACGCTCCTAACCAGTCAGAACTTAAAGTCGGACAGAAAGTTCTGGTGGCAACGAGTGGCACTTGGCAAACCTATGTCGATGTGTTGCCTGAAAATCTATTCTATCTTCCTGAAGACCTTGATAATGGCTACGCTTGTCAGCTGTACATCAATGCCTTAACGGCTTGGGTGATCACAACCAAAATTACTCAGCTGGGCGAAGATGATGTGGTGATCATCAATGCGGGCTGTTCCGCTATAGGAAAAATCTTTGCACAGCTCTCTATGACTCTTGGTTTCACCTTAATTGCGGTAACGTCAAAACCACAACGTTACCCGTATGGCTCTATTGCTGTTTTGGATGCTAAACAAGATTTAAACTCTCAGATTCAGTCACTTAAATTACGAAAACCGAGCGTAGCGTTTGATGCGATTGGTGGAAAGGAAGGCTTTGACCTTATCGGTACATTAAGTAAAGCTGGCACCTACATCAACTACGGTACACTCTCGCTAGGGCCTTATGAAGCCGCCTTTTTTGAACATATGAGGCGCAATAACATCGACTTCATGACGTTCTTTTTACGTTGTTGGGAAGAGTCGGTAGGTAAAGCTGCGAGAAAGGAAGTGTTCTATGAGATGCTAGCGCACTTTATTGCAAATGAGGTTTCACTCAATGTGGATCGTTATCTGCCTTTAGAAGATTTCCATACAGCGCTAGAACTGATTGAAATTGAATCCTCGTCGCTTCAAGGAAAAATTATTCTAACTATGTAA
- a CDS encoding 3-oxoacyl-ACP reductase has product MTDTYAKIANGKWTSALFKKLNLPQPVTLTRFSHGPDLISGRLLIGAATNSDLIKPVIETFNNASIAISYPNSTQELADLNHLFNNTSLSATPISLNTISKSDKFNGIIFDASGIKTSQQLSALHRFFQPVIKKLSKCSRVIVLGRPSEHLEDVSYATVQRSLEGFSRSLAKEIGKNGSTCQLMYVQAGSESLLNAPLRFLTSTKSAYISAQVINVKPGTIHGTVNRTKPLQGKTALVTGASRGIGAAIAETLARDGAHVICLDIPALKPDLEKIAHRLKGSTIVADITSDDTPAIIAEFVRQTSLDIIVHNAGVTKDKTLARMTNNHWDVLMDINLSAMERINERLLSENLLSQYGRIICVSSMSGIAGNFGQTNYATSKAAVIGYVDAMQKSLAEKNITINAVAPGFIETKMTAAIPFTVREAGRRMNSLKQGGKPIDVAEAIAFFAQPQAAGVTGNTIRICGQSLIGA; this is encoded by the coding sequence ATGACGGATACGTATGCAAAGATCGCCAATGGTAAGTGGACCTCAGCCTTATTCAAAAAACTTAATCTTCCACAACCCGTTACATTAACGCGCTTTTCTCACGGTCCAGATCTTATTTCTGGTCGTTTACTTATCGGGGCTGCGACGAATAGTGACCTGATTAAGCCTGTAATAGAAACATTTAACAATGCAAGTATCGCGATCTCTTATCCGAATAGCACGCAGGAGTTAGCAGACCTTAATCACCTGTTCAATAATACCTCACTCAGTGCAACACCAATTAGCTTAAATACGATAAGCAAATCAGATAAATTCAACGGTATTATCTTCGATGCATCTGGCATTAAAACCAGTCAACAATTAAGTGCATTACACCGTTTTTTCCAACCTGTAATTAAAAAACTATCAAAATGTAGCAGAGTTATCGTGTTAGGTCGTCCGAGTGAGCACCTTGAGGATGTGAGCTACGCAACTGTACAGCGATCTTTAGAAGGCTTTTCTCGTAGCCTAGCAAAAGAAATCGGTAAAAATGGCAGCACATGCCAACTTATGTATGTGCAAGCAGGCAGTGAATCATTGCTTAACGCCCCACTCCGTTTCCTTACCTCGACTAAATCAGCCTATATATCAGCACAAGTGATTAATGTGAAACCAGGAACAATACACGGTACTGTTAACCGAACTAAACCTTTACAAGGAAAAACCGCGCTTGTTACTGGCGCATCTCGTGGTATTGGAGCCGCTATTGCTGAAACACTCGCTCGCGATGGTGCTCATGTTATTTGTTTAGATATACCAGCACTGAAACCGGATCTTGAAAAAATTGCGCATCGCTTAAAAGGCAGTACTATCGTAGCCGACATTACGTCTGATGACACGCCAGCTATCATTGCCGAATTTGTACGTCAAACATCACTTGATATCATTGTACATAATGCAGGGGTTACAAAAGATAAAACCCTCGCACGTATGACGAATAATCACTGGGACGTGCTTATGGATATTAATCTATCGGCCATGGAAAGAATTAATGAGCGACTACTAAGTGAAAACTTATTGAGTCAATATGGTCGAATTATTTGCGTATCTTCGATGAGTGGTATTGCTGGAAACTTTGGTCAAACAAATTACGCGACTTCCAAAGCTGCCGTTATTGGTTATGTCGATGCGATGCAAAAATCGCTTGCTGAAAAGAATATAACCATTAATGCCGTAGCACCTGGTTTTATCGAAACAAAAATGACTGCAGCGATCCCCTTTACCGTCCGTGAAGCAGGTCGCCGAATGAATTCGTTAAAACAGGGAGGTAAACCAATTGATGTAGCCGAGGCTATTGCATTTTTTGCACAACCACAAGCAGCAGGTGTGACAGGAAATACAATTCGAATTTGCGGACAATCATTAATTGGCGCTTAG
- a CDS encoding AraC family transcriptional regulator — translation MQDAGVLLRIAYAAMKELDIDVLEVLSRCNISEDVLNDKDLRTPNQAQTHFWQVLEDITKDPNIGISLGERMPVFTGQVLQYLFLSSPTFGTGWDRAAKYFRLISDAARASIHIEDDVARLSVNLDGMTEDANRHLNDCLVIGAFKFCQHVTDGDFKANRIAFAHQQPEDLTAYANVFPCPLEFSAADNFIYFDADLLDRPSTHAEPELFALHEQLASRKIAKLELKDIVDKVRGVIAQQLESGVVTLESIATELDMKPRMLRAKLAEIDYNFNQILADFRCELSKKLLANTDESIDQIVYLTGFSEPSTFYRAFKRWVQMTPIEYRRSKQVND, via the coding sequence ATGCAAGATGCGGGCGTATTATTACGTATTGCTTATGCGGCAATGAAAGAGTTAGATATCGATGTACTCGAAGTACTCTCTCGTTGCAACATTAGTGAAGACGTGCTGAATGATAAGGACTTACGTACACCTAATCAGGCGCAAACACATTTTTGGCAGGTCCTTGAGGACATAACTAAAGATCCAAATATTGGCATCTCTCTTGGTGAACGCATGCCTGTTTTTACTGGTCAAGTTTTGCAGTATCTTTTTTTGAGTAGTCCTACGTTTGGTACTGGTTGGGATCGAGCCGCAAAATACTTTAGGTTGATTAGTGACGCGGCAAGAGCTTCTATTCATATTGAAGATGATGTCGCGAGGCTATCCGTTAATTTAGACGGGATGACTGAAGATGCTAATCGGCACTTGAATGATTGTTTAGTGATCGGTGCATTTAAATTTTGCCAGCATGTTACTGACGGTGACTTCAAAGCAAATAGAATTGCCTTTGCTCATCAACAGCCTGAAGACTTAACTGCCTATGCTAATGTTTTTCCTTGTCCACTTGAGTTTTCAGCGGCAGATAATTTTATTTATTTTGATGCTGATTTGCTAGACCGACCTTCTACTCATGCCGAGCCGGAGTTGTTTGCATTACACGAGCAGCTAGCAAGCCGAAAAATTGCAAAATTAGAACTTAAAGACATCGTGGATAAGGTTCGTGGCGTTATTGCGCAGCAACTTGAGTCGGGCGTTGTGACATTAGAGAGTATTGCAACCGAGCTTGATATGAAGCCTCGTATGTTACGGGCTAAGTTGGCTGAGATTGATTATAATTTCAATCAAATTCTAGCGGATTTCCGTTGTGAGCTGTCTAAAAAACTGTTGGCGAATACGGATGAATCAATTGATCAGATTGTATATCTAACTGGGTTTTCAGAGCCAAGTACTTTTTATCGTGCATTTAAACGTTGGGTACAGATGACACCCATTGAATATCGCCGAAGTAAGCAGGTTAACGATTAA
- a CDS encoding long-chain-acyl-CoA synthetase: MTVITGKQLFKSAINILKTPKPILKGLWHLQKAKPERYMSIGLLLEEQAIKNSSLIAIQFKDQCYSYEELNNQANQYANFLHEYGISQRDKVAIMLDNRPETIIIALAVVKLGAIACMINTTQKNAVLEHSLAVVDTRLIIADEIYHSTINDIKEHLSPALQKNIFYIPALKAPEHPIKFRDISKLVANYSVLNPDSTPKIQLKNSAFYIFTSGTTGLPKAAKMSHHRWFKSMSGMGMASLRLTSDDVLYLSLPLYHNNALTISLSAVFGNAATLALSEKFSSSRFWDEIRDHNATAFTYIGELCRYLLNVPKKDNDKQHGIKKIIGNGLRPEIWDEFQQRFGIEHINEFYGASECNLVFTNALNLPHTAGITPLAFTVVEYDIDNDEPLYNEKGKMIKVETGAVGLLLTKITKRSPFDGYTDDKESNKKLFKSVLKDGDCYFNTGDLVKYQGFRHISFVDRLGDTFRWKGENVATTQVEGQLNEFNQVDQTVAYGVELPHHDGRAGMVALTLNCPIHKFSTADFFQHVTSVLPSYAQPIFVRLREKQEITGTFKYKKTDLKKESYYPNISEELILIKQPKQNSYTALDESTITAINEKQLSF; the protein is encoded by the coding sequence ATGACTGTTATAACCGGTAAGCAATTATTCAAAAGCGCGATCAATATACTAAAAACACCTAAGCCTATTTTAAAGGGTCTATGGCACTTACAAAAAGCAAAACCAGAACGCTATATGTCTATTGGTTTACTACTTGAAGAGCAAGCGATTAAGAATTCCAGTTTGATCGCAATCCAGTTCAAAGACCAATGCTATAGTTACGAAGAGCTGAACAATCAAGCAAATCAATATGCGAATTTTTTACATGAATATGGGATTAGCCAGCGTGATAAAGTGGCAATCATGCTCGACAATAGGCCTGAAACAATTATTATCGCGCTGGCAGTTGTTAAGCTCGGTGCAATTGCTTGTATGATAAATACAACACAGAAAAATGCGGTCCTCGAACACAGTCTAGCAGTTGTCGATACAAGATTAATTATCGCAGATGAAATCTATCATTCGACCATTAATGACATTAAAGAGCACTTATCGCCAGCGTTACAAAAAAACATCTTTTATATCCCGGCATTGAAAGCACCAGAACACCCTATTAAGTTTAGAGACATCTCAAAATTGGTCGCAAATTATTCGGTATTAAACCCGGATTCAACGCCTAAAATTCAACTTAAAAATTCTGCATTTTATATCTTCACATCAGGGACAACAGGATTACCTAAAGCAGCAAAAATGAGTCACCATCGCTGGTTTAAATCTATGTCAGGTATGGGGATGGCATCGTTACGCCTTACTTCTGATGATGTGTTATACCTATCACTCCCCCTGTACCATAACAACGCCTTAACTATTTCATTAAGTGCAGTTTTTGGTAATGCAGCCACACTTGCTCTTTCTGAAAAGTTCAGCTCCAGTCGATTTTGGGATGAAATACGGGACCACAATGCAACTGCATTTACCTATATTGGCGAGCTGTGCCGATACCTTCTGAATGTACCTAAAAAAGATAACGATAAACAACACGGTATTAAAAAAATTATTGGTAATGGTTTACGCCCAGAGATTTGGGACGAGTTCCAACAGCGTTTTGGGATCGAACATATTAACGAATTCTATGGGGCGAGTGAATGTAACCTTGTCTTTACCAATGCATTGAACTTACCTCACACTGCGGGCATTACGCCACTTGCCTTTACCGTTGTAGAATATGATATTGATAATGACGAACCCCTGTACAATGAAAAAGGGAAAATGATCAAAGTAGAAACGGGGGCTGTGGGTTTACTGCTAACAAAAATAACCAAGCGATCCCCTTTTGATGGTTATACCGATGATAAAGAAAGTAATAAAAAACTATTCAAATCGGTACTCAAAGATGGCGACTGTTATTTCAATACGGGTGATCTCGTTAAATACCAAGGATTCAGGCATATTTCTTTCGTCGATAGATTAGGTGATACATTCCGCTGGAAAGGTGAAAATGTGGCAACTACGCAAGTCGAAGGTCAACTCAATGAGTTTAATCAAGTTGACCAAACTGTTGCTTACGGTGTCGAACTTCCACATCATGATGGTCGAGCTGGAATGGTTGCGCTTACTCTGAATTGCCCAATACATAAATTCTCAACAGCTGACTTCTTTCAACACGTCACATCTGTACTACCAAGCTATGCACAACCTATATTTGTACGTCTACGTGAAAAACAGGAAATTACAGGTACGTTCAAATATAAAAAAACAGATTTGAAAAAAGAATCATATTACCCAAACATTTCGGAAGAACTAATTCTTATCAAGCAACCTAAACAAAATAGCTATACGGCGTTAGACGAAAGTACGATAACTGCGATTAATGAAAAACAGTTGTCTTTCTAG
- a CDS encoding copper homeostasis protein CutC, whose amino-acid sequence MTITIEVCVDNIESLQTAQQAGADRIELCSALALGGLTANAGFVQKSLDLATIPLYTIIRPRAGDFIYSEQEVDIMVSDIKFMKLLGIEGVVIGALTPEGDIDEVALKRLMAASRDISVTFHRAFDLCNDPKQALEILINAGCERVLTSGQQANAEQGCELIKELIIQADGRISIMPGAGVNPQNAENIIAITQAKELHLSGKTTRKSAMKPHSTVRMGTEQDADSLITVTCAKTISDIVSATNH is encoded by the coding sequence ATGACTATTACAATAGAGGTATGCGTCGATAATATAGAGTCACTTCAAACGGCTCAGCAGGCTGGTGCAGATCGTATCGAATTGTGTTCAGCTTTGGCATTGGGTGGACTAACCGCCAATGCAGGGTTTGTCCAAAAGTCTCTCGATCTAGCAACTATTCCCCTTTATACAATAATCCGCCCTCGCGCAGGTGATTTTATATATAGCGAACAAGAAGTTGATATCATGGTTTCTGATATTAAATTCATGAAATTACTGGGAATCGAAGGTGTAGTCATCGGTGCATTAACACCAGAGGGGGATATTGATGAGGTCGCATTAAAACGTTTAATGGCGGCCTCTCGCGATATCAGCGTAACCTTCCATCGAGCTTTTGATTTATGTAATGATCCTAAACAAGCGTTAGAAATCTTAATTAATGCAGGCTGTGAACGCGTTTTAACATCTGGACAACAGGCCAACGCTGAACAAGGTTGCGAGCTTATCAAAGAATTAATCATTCAAGCTGATGGCAGAATTAGTATCATGCCTGGTGCAGGCGTTAACCCCCAAAATGCTGAAAATATCATCGCTATCACGCAAGCAAAAGAACTACACTTATCGGGAAAGACAACAAGGAAAAGTGCAATGAAGCCCCATTCAACAGTTAGAATGGGAACTGAGCAAGATGCAGACAGTTTAATAACTGTAACTTGTGCAAAAACAATTTCCGATATTGTCAGTGCAACCAATCACTAA
- a CDS encoding NGG1p interacting factor NIF3: MFVIIFYVPPENVEDVKQALFKAGAGTIGDYARCAWQCLGTGQFKPLFGSQPHIGTLNEIEFVDEFRVEMVCSTSNVRAAINALISAHPYEEPAYHILQTLNVNDLP; encoded by the coding sequence ATGTTTGTTATTATTTTTTATGTGCCGCCAGAAAATGTGGAAGATGTTAAGCAAGCGCTGTTTAAAGCTGGCGCGGGTACTATCGGTGATTATGCGCGTTGTGCCTGGCAATGTTTAGGTACAGGTCAATTTAAACCGTTATTTGGTAGCCAGCCACATATAGGCACGCTCAATGAGATAGAATTTGTCGATGAGTTTAGAGTCGAAATGGTTTGCAGTACGAGTAATGTAAGGGCTGCAATTAATGCATTGATTTCTGCCCACCCTTACGAAGAACCTGCTTATCATATTTTACAAACACTCAATGTTAATGATTTACCCTAG